In the Ricinus communis isolate WT05 ecotype wild-type chromosome 3, ASM1957865v1, whole genome shotgun sequence genome, CTTTCTGTTCTTTTCCTCTGAGATGAACTGCCTGATCTAACAGTTCTACGGGATGCATCCTCCTTCCATGGTTCACGCTTCTCCACTACTTCTTGCCTTCCTTGGAACAAACTATCATGGTTATCCCTTTTCAGATTGGGTTGTTCTCTAACATTCAGTGGTTGGTATCTGTTGCTGGGGACTTCATATCTGGATTGAGAATTGAACCCATTTCTAACAGTTTTTGAGGTAATATCCCCCTTCTGTGATTCATGCTTCTCCACAATGACTTCTTGCCTTCCTTGGAACACACTATCATGGGTGTCCCTATTCTGAATTGGTTCTTCCCTAACATTTAGTAGCTTGTATTCATTGCTGGGGACTTCATATCCAGATTGAGAATCGAAACCATTTCTTTTTGAGACATTGCTCTCTTTTTCGCTGAACAATCTGTACCCATCATTAGCATGCTCAAGCCTTTCTTTCGGCAAAACATCATGTTTTACTTTCGGAACAGTGTCTTTGccattgattgaattgtatttatcATCATGAGTGTATGAAGGCCCATAGATTTTAGGTTGGCCCTGCAAAATAATCATATATAAGAAAGAGATCGCAACCAATCTCCAACCACCCCTCACACCACAAACCCAAAAGACAACAAATGGGAGAAAATGAGAACTCCTTTTCAGAAATAGTAGAATATCACCATGCCTTTAACCTAAGCAAATTCCAGGATTAGCTCATGACCCTAAACATTCACCCATACAGGGCAGACAGTGACACCCTgggaaaaagcaaaagaaatagAGGAACAAACCTGTGCAGATGCAGAGGGTTTAGAATCCTTAGATGCCCTCTGTTCAAATGCCCTGGAGTCCCATGCAATTCTGAATTCTGATGCTATTTCATGCATTAGTTGAACTTTCTTCTCTGTTGTAGATGGCTTTGAAGACAAATTCCCAACAAACTATTCATGGACAATTCAGGTAGTTagtgaaagagaagaaattgCAGATATTAGGTCTACACTAAGCGTGGCTTTGTCAAAATTTACCTCTTGATTTGCAAACAGTTCCAAGGAGCTCCCATATCTCTCATAAAATACATCCCTAAGATCACGTAACTCTGGCAAATCAGAAAATCTAGCAGCTGCAAACATTAGGGATGATACAGCCTCCCTACAGTCCTCAGGGCAGTGTCTGGGGATGACAGTGGATCAAGAGAGATATCAATTATAACTTGTTTACGAGAACTTAAAGCATGTTGTATTATATCTAAATCTATCAACAACTCTCAGCCAACCTACATTGTGCAAGTACTAAATTTTCAGACATGATGCATTAACAAGGCAAACAAAAAGTTGTTCCCATGTAAAGCAATTATCTCCTTctcaaatcattaacaaaatgtgaatattaagttaaattaaatgagaAAAGAGACATCAGCAATACCTGATCTTTTGCATGATAGAAAGATGCTTCAACACAAAATCACCAGATTTCTCAACAAAATCATAGCAAGATGACAATGTCAATTCAGCTAAGAGTCCATCTGCCTGTTCCAATACATAACCACCTCACACAATCAGGGCCACTtgtttaaaatcttaaattgaaTCTTTTTTACAAGCAGACAAAAAGATATATCCCATACtaaacataaaatcaatctgATTAAATATCAGATCAGACAATGAAAgcaaaatatacaaaaaaacaaaaattaaaaaaaagaataccCTTCCATAAGCGTTGATATCGAGTCCATTAGAAAGCAGATCAGCCATATCTTTCTTTAAAAACTTCAAAGTAGCATTTCTCTTTCTCCTTATAACATCGATCCGACTCTTTGTCATTTTAATCAATGACTTACTACAAACACAACCAAACACATCCTAAGTGTTATTAGCATTTTTAAGAAGAAGGTTTGGCAAGTAAACCTATCAAAATCCTcaaatctaaaagaaaaaagaaaaaccacaAGAACACATATTCTTTTTACCATTTTGATGCAAAACCTCGGCCAAGAA is a window encoding:
- the LOC8284809 gene encoding uncharacterized protein LOC8284809 codes for the protein MLDGILGRGFASKCKSLIKMTKSRIDVIRRKRNATLKFLKKDMADLLSNGLDINAYGRADGLLAELTLSSCYDFVEKSGDFVLKHLSIMQKIRHCPEDCREAVSSLMFAAARFSDLPELRDLRDVFYERYGSSLELFANQEFVGNLSSKPSTTEKKVQLMHEIASEFRIAWDSRAFEQRASKDSKPSASAQGQPKIYGPSYTHDDKYNSINGKDTVPKVKHDVLPKERLEHANDGYRLFSEKESNVSKRNGFDSQSGYEVPSNEYKLLNVREEPIQNRDTHDSVFQGRQEVIVEKHESQKGDITSKTVRNGFNSQSRYEVPSNRYQPLNVREQPNLKRDNHDSLFQGRQEVVEKREPWKEDASRRTVRSGSSSQRKRTESVDGGYNMFDGRENAVPKQDDEGTLTHGKPETFSGYTGLWSKGDGKDSVAGYHRGPYGGQYNAANPATDVQEESSKLNPCCNNAIPPPYTKPNSKLKDGKYGGNLGSSVSGADVYVDPKDPSRNNRVYATNRSEKILQEAYYFDHERQSVGTTRANGNGHENDNKHKDDAISNPIPKPRSSRRKHSRSHAGHDDVGNLEGTGVVKRRSRSRRRDDSRRGLQVLFDDDPHYNDEEERIIDKLLIHYSKKPSAGEPGRVRRKSKSHQADDQGIEDRSPQHSSKDGADEILEMLPPPRSISLPREQTAPSEATKVFTRAASFQPDGSNPAKHVHPKLPDYDDLAARFAALKGR